aagtcataattattagaccGGAAAGCAATATTGATTagtaatggagagattttttcaacacatttctaaacataatagttttaattactcatttctaataactgatttttttttttatatttgccatgatgacagtaaataatatttgacttgatatttttcaagacacttctatacagcttaaagtgacatttaaaggcttaactaggttaattaagttaacaaggcaggttaggacaattaggtaagttattgtataacgatggtttgaatatataaaaaaatatataaaatatataaaaatatatcttgAAAAGGGCTAAtcaattttaccttaaaatagcttttaaaaaaacctgcttttattcttttgtatatgtgtatatatgtatatgtgtatgtatgtatatatatatgtgtgtgtgtgtgtgtgtgtgtgtgtgtgtgtgtgtgtgtgtgtgtgtgtgtatgtatgtatgtatgtatgtatgtatgtatgtatgtatgtatatatatatatatatatatatatatatatatatatatacacacacacacataaatatatacacacacagtatataaccTTTGAAAATGTATGCGCGCATGCCATAAAAACAAGGGACAGAGAAACACTTGGCCTAAGCTCCTCTCTCTCCACTCAAACGCTGCCCTCCACCTGACTGAGATTCTGACATGACTTTCAGACTCATCACATCCCTCCTTGCCCTCGGGTGTGTGGTAAATGTAAACAACCTTAACagaacagataataataataataataacaataataataataataaataaaattaataacaacCTTTGTTAAAAATTAAccatgtttatttgtgtgtgtgtgtgtgcgtgtgtgtgtgtgtgtgtgtgtgtataaagcccccctttgattttttttttctttttaaaatatttcccaaatgatttttaacagattcaggaaattttcttTGATGAATGCAACAAAAATAAAGAGCACATTGCTTTTATGTTGCATTAGTTATCACACCCTATACcgacaccaatgaaaagaaactGTCAAAcaaattcattatttttgttttatgtgcacacaaTAGGATTCTTGTAGCTTTATAACACTCCGATTGAACATCtgaaggcatatggtctgtttcGAATATTTTTGGGGTATTTTTCTTTACTTTGAAAGAGCCAGGATCATTGCGAAATAAGGATCAAGGAGCTTTCACATTTCATCTAATTTgtattctgaagatgaacaaaagtcTCAAGGGTTTGTAAACACATAAAAGTGAGCAATTAATAAcaatttttcagttttgggtgaactatctctttaaaaaaacacatctgTTGCACAAAGCATCCAATTCAtaaaaagaatcttgatgaagaAAGACTTGATTTTAGCTTCATTTATAGTGCATTATCTTTTCTTCAAGTAAATTTCTGATTTTAATGTTtgtaaggtaaaaaaaaacaggaaacagCAAGAAAAAAGTAGATTTACTGTCCCTTTATCAAATATTCTTGTAATTTACATAAAGTAATAAAATTTAGGAATCAAACACAACAGTTGAGCACAGACTCAGTAACTCGCAGTGCAATTCGTACACAAACACATAAAGGTGAAATACCTGCCGGCTGTAATAAATGTATGCTTTAACATCAAACAAAGGTGCTAGATTTGAGGGAGGGGGATGGTTCGGAGGCCCTGTTGTATTCTTCTGGGTTTGCTCTAATGAAAGACTGTCTGCCTCCAGCGTTTGTCATGCTGAAAAGGCCAGAGACTGTCCCGTATAGCATTCTTGAAAGGGGTAGACTCCACACTTAGGCCGAGGAGCTCCAGTCGAGAGCACTCTAACTGGGCATTTTGTGGCCTCTGAGCCCCTGCTCCAGCAGGCTGCTCCGTCATCTACAAACACACAACAGGTTAATGATCAAAACAGGAAACTAcactgctggaaaaaaaaaattatttacagaaGTTCTAATGCTTTTGTTATGGTTTTAATAGAAATTATGTTGATTTGATTTACTTATTTTCAGACAGGAGTATCATACATAAACATTCTTtaacaaaaaacacatttcaacatggtcgaaaatggtgcaggatgaagcacaagcttattattttcccaccccattaccacacacatcatttgtttattacttcaacttatttcttcttttacttatctcttctttttacatgagacatatgagCTTTgcatgagacatattttatctTTTTGGCATCTTTGCTATATTATATGTTTGATTTCATGTGTGCATTTACTTTTTATAACACAGACCCCAATAATAACATAGTACTGCAAACAGCCATTAATTGAAATGTCATCATACTTCTCTTATTTGATTATTTTCATCACCTCTATTCATCATTattttcctttaataatatacatatatttatacaactatttaaattgattaatgtcctgacattgtttgagaatctgtttcagactgttccataatttcacaccacataaagacatacacaaactttttaaagtcgtccttgttttcaacctcctaaaatGTTGTTCTTTTCTCAGATTATAAcccccttgtctttcttcaaaacACTTCAGTATGCATTTTGGAAGTACTTTCTttctagctttaaacataaatcgGCTGTTTTAAACTTAACCATATCACTGAACTTAAGTTtcttcaatttaaaaataaagaatttgTATGCTCCAATTACCCCACATTTTCTATCAGTCTAATTACTTTTTTCTGCATAAGGATCATAAGGTTGGTTTCAATGAAAACTGTACTGGTCCTTTGGTGTCTTTTACTGGTACTTCTTTGCTTTCTATTGGTGGGATGTTAAAAGCAATAAACTCTAACAGAGTATGTCCCAAAACGGTACTGTTTTACCTGTATTTGTAATGGAAATCATCTGTGAtaattcttttgtttttgtttggttttaaacAGATTATACATTTTTTCCACAACTGCCGCATGTCAAATAATGGACTGCAAACCGGTTTAGGGAACTTTCATTCGAAATAACTGAAACAAATCACTTCACATAATAAGTTTGTGCTACAAAATAATCCATTTACATCAGAGATATCcagacttggtcctggagggtcggtgtcctgcaaagtttagttccaaccccaatcagatacacctgggctagctaatcaagctcttactaggcattctagaaacatccttgcaggtgtgttgaagcaagttggagctaaaatctgcaggaaaccgGCGCtcaaggactgagtttggacactacTGATTTACATTGTCAAAACTGACTGAcaggtaggcatgggacgataaccgttttcaaggtataccatggtttggaaaagttaaTTTTCTGCCATATCATTCCTATGGTATACAGTTAGatagtcagaataattagccgttaaacagaaattggggaaaaacataaatgggggggaggggggaggggcttataattcagggggctaataattctgacttcaactgtatgtaatattGCTGCTGAAAGACTCTCATTTTTGAGGTTAgttgccttgtaaaaatttgtgaCAAACACAACTTCAATGTACCAagttttaaaaaaacacttgACTGATTGTTAATAGTTTAACAGATGCTACTCCCTTAATTCACATAAAGCATTATGAATGCTTGATGAATGATGGTGGATAAAAGATCTTTTTAACATGAAcattacatatacataataataatcgTAGGACAGAAGATATGAGGATGATACCTTTTCATCCTCAGGATTCAGTTTACTCACTGGTATTAGATGGCTGCTGGGCAAGTTGAAAGCATCTGCTATTGCGCAGGTCATCTCATATTTGGTCATCTGCTCTTTGGCAGAGTAATGAAAGATTCCACGCAATGACTGGTCCTGAGGTCAACAGAGACATGACATTTTGAAATAAGTGGATTGCAGTAACTTATTAACAATGTCcgcaaaattaaaatattaagtgaaAATGTCCACTATTatcctttttttctctctctttgcaTAGATGATACACACTGTACACTTCTTGCTGTCCTGactcaaattacattttaaagtcatctcaacttacatcaatcaaactgaataaaaactgactaATCCTATTTAAATAAAGCTAAAGTAATATTTGTTGTCATTGTAGATGGCTATATGTTTTAATAAACAAAGTTAATATGAGGGGGCTACAATctatatggtggctcagtggttagcacctcacagcaggaaggtcgctggttcgagtcccatctggataaatttttatttctgtgaagagtttgcatgttcgtgtgCTTTTTCTCTAGGTGctcaagtttcccccacagtcaaatcatagtaacaacaaaaatacacacaaaatttATTCAGGAATTAAATACCAGGATGTTACATAAAGGTTCAGCATAAATTCAGCAACATTTTGTCTGATGCAGAAAAGCctattcatgctttcatgacctctcGAGTAGATTATTTTAATGCGTACTTGGTGGTTGCCCTGCTGGCCTAATTAACAAACTTCGTCTatagtgcaaaatgcagctgttttctagaacaaagaaatacaatcatattactccagttctttcatcattgcattggctccctattaaatatcgtataaatgtaaaaaaaatattgactacCTACAAAGCCCAGTTTAGCtccccagtatttgagggagctcctgTATTATAGCCCCTCACTTCCACTACgctcaattaattctggacaattgattattcccagaacatcaaaatcaactgtaggcggtagatctttctcatatctggcacccaaactctggaacagccttcctagcacagttcgggcagcagacacactctgtcagtttaaactagattaaagacacacttctttgcattagcatacacataaaacacaaatgctgttgAAATCCTAATCCTCTAAAgaattgttagtctgcattatttagggcaactggagccgggaacacttctctaaagacattataattttaaCGGCATCTGCACTTATgttagtctttttttctttttatttccgagttttccataatcctggaccaggccgtatcctgagcagcatCTGTGGTGattatggaggagtggagagcatgagactggtccatgtaagaccccagtgacagacgagtcctcgcattgatcctgaagggacagcctgtacaccagcctgtgacctctcccacctgcagcttctccattaTGGACATCCAGCGCTcttcagcctccggcgcctagactgcagctctgcacaaaaggTTTGGCCATAGAAgtaatggtcgtgcccaactgagtctggtttctctcaaggtttttaatTCTGCACTTTCGtgaattggtgaagttttttcctcgtcgctgtcgccactggcttgcatggttcgagacttgtagagctgcgcatcgatggatttgctcttcagtgtttgaactttcaaaagtaaaaattaaaccacaattaactgagctaaactgaactgcaacactgaaaactgaactatatttactatattattttatgtgtcgctgctttgacaatctacattgttaaagcgctatagaaataaagatgaattaaatttaatttgaaaaacattttattttgtcctCCATCAATAATGCAGCTCAtaaagtaatacatttaaaaaccaaacagCTTTCCTGTAAATCTTCTGCCTGACCAACTTGAATACAAGCTAAATCTGTGTACTGATATGTTACATAAGGAATTAAATGTAAACATGACTGCTCCTTAAGAGACATCTTCTGTGGCTTTTTCTTTTTGCCCTAAAGCGAAACACCAGATTTCACAAAGCAATGGTAAACATAACATCTCTGATGTCCCTTTAGAAAGCTTAGTTCTAAACAAAACACTCTGAGTGAATGTAAAAATATTTCCTCAAAGACTCTTAACATGAGAAGAGTGATAAGAGTCATTGTTTCCATGTTATTCTAAGATTTTCCTAAACAGacatgacttcaaaccacacaaTGAACTTCAGACGattctgttttgtctttttttctgccACACCTTGACTGGAATGACATCAAGTGAACTTACAATGATAATCTTAAATATTCAGTACATGCTTTAATTGTTTGACATATAGGTTTGCGTGATCTTCCTCTAATCCTACCAACAATGGCAATGGATAATTTCGCAcagatcttaaaaataagttGAGGTGAAAGTTAAGTGCTGAACTGTGATGGGAACAAACCAGACCAAAGATAGTATCAATATAGGACATATGCTTTctgatattcaataattcagtatattgtgataattaacatgcacaatattgatatcattcactcattcattttctttttagctcagtccctttattaatccggggtcgccacagcggaatcaaccaccAACCTATCgagcacgttttttacgcagtggattcccttccagctgcaacccatttctgggaaacaatATCGATATCATGGGcactaaataattataaataatttaatcattattatgaataattatttttgaaatttCAACTTTTGAAgtttcataataatattaaattgaaGTATTGACAGTGGGTTTTCATCACAAAACCAAATTCTTAAAGACTTAAAGGTtccatgaagtgctttaaaatgtggatttttattcgatgtttgacgtaatctgaACCGAAACataaagagagggtgggacatagtgtagctcctccgctttagaaaaaacagccaatagcgtttcgtTTTATCATTGCTCTGCCAGTAAGAGTGGTTAAGCTCAAGtccatcaaatgaaaagcaaatgcgAAGCTtgttgaagggggcggggcatgtcggacactagagagcatttgattggttatgatttgatgtggtgacgtgaataaaaccattgctccatttaggcagaagtgataaactacaagctttacatgtttatttcagctttttattttttttcttataaaagcgaattgtcactgttttggagcacaccagCTTATAGATATgctgaaaacaaataataatgatactaacaTCTAAGGATCTTTAGTATCATTTTATGGGACTTTTAATAGGCAATTTATTTTCAAACCTTAAAATCGTCATGTTCATCTTGCTAAAACAATGAAAATTCTATGACTGTTTATATGCCATTTGATCATTAACTATGTACAGTAAGGTTAAGTAACTGATTTAAGTAAACGTTATGACATCTACAAAGGCATTAAtctcaaaaatattaattctatAGTTTATGCTTAATAAGGCACTAAGATCAAAAGTAATATTAATAGTTTCAAATATAGTTGGTAACTTCTGAACTTAACTTCAGGGTATAACTATTACATGGCTGTTTCTCACTGTtgatttaaatgcattaactaacatataTTGTGTAATTTACTTGCAGATGTTTTCCCACTTCAACACCTGCATACCATGTACTTCTGAACACTGAATTAGAATGGCAGAACTAATGCTACATTAAATGGTATCACCTTGTGATACCAGTGTAATTATAAAGTAAATCATCAGGAACTGTTTACTCAATATAAAGTGTGAAATGGTCACAAATTACTGTGTAATATATAAAACCTAAGCCTTTTAACAACAGCAAACTTCTTTCAAAAAGTATAAGTGTATATAGAAATATACAAATACCTTATAAGTTAAGATAAACTGCAGAATCATCtcaaatattgacattaaaggggtagtttaccaAAGATTGTGTTATTAACGTCCTGTTACACAATtaaacttacacatactattcagtgggttgttacatgtgtgtagttacaccagtattacacaatTAAACACTATGTaccagtgtgtacatacactgGAGTACTACGTACTACTAACACATTTAGTTACcgtgtaagttcacaggtataagcaacaatataaagtgggaataAGAGACTTTACTGTAAAACCGATATCTAATgtacttgttaattttttttttctgtttaattggTTTAAAGTATTTAGTCACTTTCAATATGTGTACAAAAAGTATTTTGGGGTTATTATGCCAGTTAAATGAATCTTTTTTGCAGCTTTAGGTCAATATTGGGATGATACCGTATACCATGATTAAAGCTTCAGCTTGTCATAATGATGTATTAGTTTTCATTTATTACATATGATTTGTTAAACTATTATAAATAGTCTTATCAGTGCAGAAAGTGCATTCAGTcatgattaaaaacaataaacactgcTCAATTACAATTAGAACAACTTCTTAACGATATATCTTCTTTACAGTAATTGAAAATAACTCTAGAAATAATAGATCTAGcttaacatacactcaccggtcactttattaggtacatctgcccaactgctcgttaacacaaatttctaatcagccaatcatatggcagcaacgcaatgcatttaggcatgtaggcatggtcaaaATGATCTGCTGCAAATCAAATCGAGCAGCAGAAaagggaagaaagaggatttaagtgactttaaaggtggcatggttgttagtgccagcaggttgttctgagtatttcagaaactgctgatctacgggGATTTTCACagacaaccatctctagggtttacattcacatacatttacactcgatttctgctgcggcattcagatggtagggtcagaatttgccatcaacaacatgaaagcatggatccatcctgccttttatcaacagATTGgactgctgctggtggtggtgtaatggtgtgggcgatattttcttggcacactttgggtccattactaccaattgagcatcgcgtcaacgccacagcctacccaagtattgttgctgaccatgtccatccttatatgaccacagtgtacccatcttctgatggctacttccagcacgaTAACAAGCCATGTCATAATGCGCgagtcatctcagactggtttcttgaacatgacaatgagttcactgtagtcaaatggcctccacagtcaccaaatctcaatccaatagagcacctttgggatgtggtgaaacaagAAATCCGCATCAagaatgtgcagccaacaaatctgcagcaacagcatGATGTTATCTTGTCAATATGGTCCAAAATCtcttaggaatatttccagtacctttttgaatctatgccatgaaggattaatgcagttctgaagacaaaaggagattcaacccagtactagtaaagtggccggtgagtgtatattctaTTTGCCATGCAAAAGTAGGAATCACTATCAATACGAGTAAATAATGATTAGATGCTATTTATATTGGCAGTTACAGCCATTTGCGTTTCAGTACTGTTGTACATTAACAGGATACAATTATAAGAGTCAAAATGATTAGAATTCTTAAAATTCGACTTTTATCTTTATCAAACTTTCATTGGACAGTTTTACTTTTAGAACATTTACTTTATGGAAAATTAATCAACAATTTCCTCAGAAAagatttctaaaggtgccgtttaCCAAATATCAGTAACAGACAAGTAGGTGTTATTGGCAGTTTGAATGCGAATAACCACATGTGTTTTCACGCTACAACAGCCATCATGTGGTCAAATGCCCTTTCAAACACCTCTGGATGTGGTCAAAGTGTTAAAGCTCAAAACATTTCACCCCATTTACTCATATACTTATCAATTGTTATTGGATTGacaaaaacacatcttaataCTGGGTGTAAACAACAGATCCACCGCTTGACCAAAACTGAGCACGACACCAGTGTTTGCTATAGAATATTCACTCTATAAGGCACTCACCTGAAGGGCTCTCTCAGCCATGTTCCGACAGACACGAGCCACATCATTGGTGTATGTGGGAAAGCGTTGCTGACAGTGGTCTATGGTGCAACTCTCGGCTCCCTCCTGAACACGTTCAAACAGCACGGTCACTGCGCTTTCCTCAACCTTCTCCACCTCTCCAAACAGAATGGGCACTCGCAGTATAGCTGCACCTGCacaaaagcacaaacacacatttcatGCTCTCCCAATATTATAGTGCAGGGTAATAAGGAGTAATAgtaaagcaaataataaaaagtgAAGGAGTTCTATGCatttaatttaaagggcacctactttaccccattttcaagatttaatatacAAGTCTTTTGCTTATCCAGAATTTGTCTGTAAAGTTTGaactcagattatttattatattttttttaaatctgggtAATTTGAGCTGTTAAGACtttgtagttgtttttgttgCATGTGCCTTTATGCAACTGAGCTAGTTCTCCCTGCCTACCATTCATATGTGCGTAAGAGCTGTTGCCGTTATGTAGATAAAcaacacagtgacagacaagactgaagcagatctcccttactacaaTTACTACAActgttatttgttatatttgttgtgaagttaatttaagcctttctgcaacgatgagtcctTCACAGTGTCATTATAAAgttaaatatacacaaatacacaccttTAACTTTGCACTGTATTTGCATagtaaatgtgacaggatacacatcaCTATCTACTGCTGTATGGATTTTCGCTctgttaatatacaaaataaatctgatttacaTTCAAAGAACCAGGATTGAGTTCTCTTCTTTTAAaattgtactgacactatgcggctgtggtgatgaatgaGGACCAGTGCTAGGTGGATTACCAGTGATCCAAATTTGAAATTTGTAGTACTATAATCTTTATTCAAATTTTGGATCatgtaatctgactacatttttgaattatttttaagtagcatgtttaaaatgttcatcacataattctaattattttatatcataatgatctaaaaatacaatgtgaaaaataaaatacattttattatttcttatcaATAACAAAGAGTGTATAAAACGAGACATTACATACAAGATAGGGATTGTGAGTttggaaattatttattaaatcgtGACAGATACTAAAATAACAGTGATAAAAATAACTGCTTGATCATTTAAAAGCTTTTATATCTGTTTTTCTGAATGTAATGTGACCATTTGTGCACCGTGttgctaaattaatttaaataaataatgtatttagcTTGTATATTTTTGTGCAAATAACTAAACTATTCTGGGATTAAGTGAATATTTTAGgttattgggccctatcatacacccggtgcaatgcggCGCATGACGCGATGCAATTGTtatttggtagtttcagcttagcgcaagagtcgttttgaagcacgctgtttaaatagcaaatgcatttgcgctcataggcgttctggtctaaaaaaggaggtgagTTTTGGCGCACTGccggcacattgctattttgagggacTAAAATAGTCTTTTCAATAGACCAGcagagaggaggtctaaagtccagcgcagagcgtgttagaGTGCGCCtcactaaaacattgcttaatacacacagggtgtacagcaatatctttacaaatgaaaaataattaaaggattaaaatattacaaaaattattattttctagcctacataaatataaaaaccactgctttttatgccttcttcatctcggggggctttttcagtttattcatgacaatttgcttttgtatagtaCTATTGTTATAAAGCTTTATTATTTGTtacttgcatatttatatttgttttttattaaaaacaagcttagatttgctcatctgtcaggttttagaccatatggggcacaacatgtgtatttggaaataactataataagcataactataataattattattgttcatttattcatttgctggaaattagaactgaatttagaaatggttttgaaacaaatctttgcgcttacaaacaaaattaattatgtataggctaatggatatctgtgcgtacaacacatttTCCTATTCACGAgattgaaagtgaaagtaaagaatgaggaggctcatcctctcattctcgcgctgtagatggtctgtttaacggttttctctctagtgaaatgttcagtttttccacttacaaagtccgccatgtaagcaaatgcgctatggcgtggCGCAACTGACtctaaaagggaatgggagatgagactcagattggtttattctcaaaacacatctataactcatcaacagaataaactcaaccctgttagtccatgcgccgtggcgcaaagcagattttttcgtccttaaaatagcaaaagtggattctgacatgccctgaatgcttttgcgccctgcgctttggactttgtgcatggatcgtcaaaatagagcctataGTGtttaactggaaaaaaaaaagtttgtattaaatgaacaaacatacaaataacacTAATGTTTGACATATATAAAGACTGAATGTAGCAAGATTTATGATAACATACCCAACAAATTAACTGTAAATTATACAATCACGC
The genomic region above belongs to Danio rerio strain Tuebingen ecotype United States chromosome 21, GRCz12tu, whole genome shotgun sequence and contains:
- the mat2b gene encoding methionine adenosyltransferase 2 subunit beta (The RefSeq protein has 2 substitutions compared to this genomic sequence), with amino-acid sequence MPGFNYEGDQDEVYTPYRRVLVTGATGLLGRAVYKEFKNNDWDALGCGYNRARPFFLKCNLLDEDAVRGVIQRFQPHVIVHCAAERRPDVVERHTEAAMNLNVHACATLAKEAGGSFLIYISTDYVFDGRNPPYGENDAPNPLNLYGKSKLEGEREILRHCPGAAILRVPILFGEVEKVEESAVTVLFERVQEGAESCTIDHCQQRFPTYTNDVARVCRNMAERALQDQSLRGIFHYSAKEQMTKYEMTCAIADAFNLPSSHLIPMTEQPAGAGAQRPQNAQLECSRLELLGLSVESTPFKNAIRDSLWPFQHDKRWRQTVFH